A single window of Streptomyces sp. NBC_00464 DNA harbors:
- a CDS encoding HNH endonuclease signature motif containing protein, whose protein sequence is MIRIVRPRLPTELEASLLALSQEMADTPVPERDKHTDRMWERKTVRRDVYQPVREALEDMAPGIDCCMYCGNHMADTVDHFVPKSRCAVRTFYWPNLLLACSTCNTRFKGNKHRSDGLVGSLLIDPTREDPFEHLDLGLASGVYRSVEGSPKGKWTIEVCGLNEGKRPRVRAEAWLNLADDLQGWARARDAGDVRNMRRKIYRMRTQPFADVGYAALRKAVSDEAPQVFAAEEPGVLALLQDDELRAAFQM, encoded by the coding sequence GTGATCAGGATCGTACGACCGAGGCTCCCCACTGAGCTGGAAGCCTCCCTGCTTGCCCTGTCCCAGGAGATGGCCGATACCCCGGTCCCCGAACGGGACAAGCACACCGACCGAATGTGGGAACGCAAGACCGTGCGTCGCGACGTGTACCAGCCGGTACGCGAAGCCCTGGAGGACATGGCTCCAGGCATCGACTGCTGCATGTACTGCGGCAATCACATGGCTGACACGGTGGATCACTTCGTACCCAAGTCCCGCTGCGCCGTACGGACCTTCTACTGGCCGAACCTGCTGCTGGCCTGTTCCACTTGCAATACGCGCTTCAAGGGCAACAAGCACCGCAGCGACGGCCTTGTCGGCTCGCTGCTCATCGACCCGACCCGCGAGGACCCCTTCGAGCACCTGGACCTCGGGCTCGCCAGTGGCGTTTACCGGTCGGTCGAGGGCTCGCCGAAGGGCAAGTGGACCATCGAAGTCTGCGGCCTGAATGAGGGGAAGCGGCCCCGGGTCAGGGCCGAAGCCTGGCTCAATCTGGCCGACGACCTGCAGGGCTGGGCTCGGGCGAGGGACGCTGGCGATGTCAGGAACATGCGCCGCAAGATCTACCGCATGCGCACCCAGCCGTTCGCCGACGTCGGTTACGCGGCGCTGCGAAAGGCCGTATCCGATGAGGCGCCCCAGGTCTTCGCGGCCGAGGAGCCAGGAGTCCTGGCTCTTCTCCAGGACGACGAGTTGCGGGCCGCATTCCAGATGTGA
- a CDS encoding ABC transporter ATP-binding protein, with amino-acid sequence MTSDDIPRECVIEATGVRRSYAGGFEAVTGVSFSVARGELFALLGTNGAGKTSTVELLEGLARPDGGTIRVLGHDPYAERAAVRPRIGVMLQEGGFPSDLTAAETVRMWAGCTSGARPTGEALDLVGLGHRTGVRVKQLSGGERRRLDLALALLGRPEVLFLDEPTTGLDAEGRRDTWELVRRLKEDGITVLLTTHYLEEAEALADRLAIMHRGRIVTAGTTTEVTAARPSRIRFELPAGTTAGQLPLGLRAAAEGRRIEIRTHRLQESLTELLRWAAESDVRLIGLDARSASLEEAFLDIAKSAAETEEKVAV; translated from the coding sequence ATGACCAGCGACGATATTCCTCGTGAGTGCGTGATCGAGGCGACCGGTGTCCGGCGCAGTTATGCGGGCGGCTTCGAGGCCGTGACCGGCGTCTCCTTCTCCGTGGCTCGCGGCGAGCTGTTCGCCCTGCTCGGGACGAACGGCGCAGGCAAGACCTCCACCGTCGAGCTGCTGGAGGGCCTGGCCCGTCCCGACGGCGGCACGATACGGGTGCTCGGCCACGATCCGTACGCCGAACGCGCCGCGGTCCGCCCCCGCATCGGGGTGATGCTGCAGGAGGGCGGCTTCCCGTCCGACCTGACGGCCGCCGAGACCGTACGGATGTGGGCGGGCTGCACCAGCGGCGCCCGGCCGACGGGCGAGGCACTCGACCTGGTGGGGCTCGGACACCGGACAGGGGTCCGGGTCAAGCAGCTCTCCGGCGGTGAGCGGCGGCGACTGGATCTGGCTCTGGCCCTCCTCGGCCGGCCAGAGGTGCTCTTCCTCGACGAGCCGACCACCGGCCTCGACGCCGAGGGACGGCGCGACACCTGGGAGCTGGTGCGCCGGCTGAAGGAGGACGGCATCACCGTCCTCCTCACCACGCACTACCTGGAAGAGGCCGAGGCGCTGGCCGACCGGCTGGCGATCATGCACCGGGGACGGATCGTGACCGCGGGAACCACCACCGAGGTGACCGCCGCCCGCCCGTCCCGGATCCGGTTCGAGCTGCCCGCCGGGACCACGGCCGGACAGCTGCCGCTGGGGCTGCGCGCCGCGGCCGAGGGCCGGCGGATAGAGATCCGTACCCATCGGCTGCAGGAGTCACTGACCGAACTGCTGCGCTGGGCTGCGGAGTCGGATGTCCGGCTGATCGGGCTCGATGCCCGGTCGGCCTCGCTCGAAGAGGCATTTCTCGATATCGCGAAGTCCGCGGCGGAGACCGAAGAAAAGGTGGCTGTGTGA
- a CDS encoding sensor histidine kinase, with translation MRIRGWRRGWQEHSKLERIDLYSRLTVASVPWLFTVSWQLAAFASDIHRSRLPLALGAALLLVSVGQCLLNNRNIRRSYAHYLGTRVFPRQRLLAPLVLMLLGLGLLATLAGVSGVENDGLLLMVMNAPVAFTITYVLLVPVRTFTIQSLVLAAGIAGLLGAAGEPGRMLVGAAVTTLFSCLVVALCVRPSAWSLSVMWQAEEARDIQARLAVAEERLRFGRDLHDVMGRNLAVIALKSELAVELAQRGRPEALDQMVEVQRIARASQQEVRDVVRGYREADLTTELAGAQAVLRAAGIDCAVTGRDGTGLAGPVQSALGWVVREAATNVLRHGDPRRCTIRLEVWADEVVLDVENDGAPATAPEESGSGLAGLRERLGALDGELDAGPAEHGLFRLSARIPLARTESTDTVPYAAAADVSRTTLLEERR, from the coding sequence ATGCGCATACGTGGCTGGCGCCGCGGCTGGCAGGAGCACAGCAAGCTGGAGCGGATCGACCTGTACTCGCGACTGACGGTCGCCTCGGTTCCCTGGCTCTTCACCGTGTCGTGGCAACTGGCCGCGTTCGCGTCGGACATCCACCGATCGAGGCTCCCGCTGGCCCTGGGCGCGGCACTGCTGCTGGTGAGCGTGGGGCAGTGCCTGCTGAACAACCGCAACATCCGACGGTCGTACGCCCACTACCTCGGCACCCGCGTCTTCCCCCGGCAACGGCTGCTCGCCCCCCTGGTCCTGATGCTGCTGGGGCTGGGGCTGCTGGCAACGCTGGCCGGGGTGTCCGGTGTGGAGAACGACGGCCTGCTCCTGATGGTCATGAACGCGCCGGTGGCGTTCACGATCACGTACGTCCTGCTCGTCCCCGTCCGCACCTTCACGATCCAGTCGCTCGTCCTCGCCGCAGGGATCGCCGGACTCCTCGGCGCGGCCGGCGAGCCGGGCCGCATGCTGGTGGGAGCGGCAGTGACGACGCTCTTCAGCTGCCTGGTGGTGGCGCTCTGCGTACGCCCCAGCGCCTGGAGTCTGAGTGTGATGTGGCAGGCCGAGGAGGCCCGCGACATACAGGCCCGGCTCGCCGTCGCCGAGGAGCGGCTGCGGTTCGGGCGGGACCTGCACGACGTGATGGGCCGCAATCTCGCCGTGATCGCGCTGAAGAGCGAACTGGCGGTGGAGCTCGCGCAGCGCGGCAGGCCCGAGGCGCTGGACCAGATGGTCGAGGTGCAGCGGATAGCCCGCGCCTCTCAGCAGGAGGTACGTGATGTCGTGCGGGGTTACCGGGAGGCCGACCTGACCACGGAACTGGCCGGGGCCCAAGCGGTGTTGCGGGCAGCCGGCATCGACTGTGCGGTGACGGGCCGCGATGGCACGGGACTGGCCGGGCCCGTCCAGTCGGCGCTCGGCTGGGTGGTGCGCGAGGCCGCGACCAATGTGCTGCGGCACGGCGATCCGCGCCGCTGCACGATCCGGCTCGAAGTCTGGGCGGATGAGGTGGTGCTGGATGTGGAGAACGACGGGGCGCCTGCGACCGCGCCCGAGGAAAGCGGCTCCGGGCTGGCCGGACTGCGCGAACGGCTCGGCGCACTCGACGGGGAGCTGGACGCCGGCCCGGCAGAGCACGGCCTGTTCCGGCTGAGCGCGCGGATCCCGCTGGCCCGCACGGAATCCACCGACACCGTCCCGTATGCGGCCGCCGCTGACGTATCGCGAACGACCCTTCTGGAGGAAAGACGATGA
- a CDS encoding histone-like nucleoid-structuring protein Lsr2: MAQRVVVTLSDDIDGGAATETVTFALDGKSYEIDLNPSNAKKLRKTLAPYVAAGRKQTNAAKHGKVPILYRHTSLAPDPAAVRAWARSHRMEVPARGRIPKKVYEAFQEAS; encoded by the coding sequence GTGGCTCAGCGCGTAGTGGTCACGCTCTCCGACGACATCGACGGGGGAGCAGCGACGGAAACGGTCACCTTCGCCCTGGACGGGAAGTCGTACGAGATCGACCTCAATCCGTCCAATGCAAAGAAACTGCGCAAGACCCTGGCGCCGTACGTTGCGGCCGGCCGCAAGCAGACAAACGCGGCCAAGCACGGCAAGGTTCCCATCTTGTACCGGCACACCTCACTCGCACCCGACCCGGCAGCCGTCCGCGCCTGGGCACGCTCGCACCGGATGGAGGTGCCGGCCCGGGGCCGGATCCCCAAGAAGGTCTACGAGGCGTTCCAGGAAGCGAGTTGA
- a CDS encoding N,N-dimethylformamidase beta subunit family domain-containing protein encodes MGAEQIRRWESGALAHAVTDPFGQGPLPWLRGSENYFDDTGQVVPWYADPTLSRGSTGGGTRTADDVRRQIKGFISTGAAAPGEAIDFHITVDPPQQFSVDIYRIGHYGGDGAAKITTSPRLSGIVQPAPLTADRTVSCHHWWQSWRLQIPTYWSIGAYVAVLTTVDGYRSHIPFTVRDDHPADLLLVLPDITWQAYNLYPEDGRTGASLYHAWDEQGRLLGEEDAAVTVSFDRPYAGAGLPLHVGHAYDFIRWAERYGYDIAYADTRDLHAGRIDPTRYRGLVFPGHDEYWSVPMRRTAERARDNGTSLVFLSANTMYWQVSLAPSPSGVPDRLLSCRKRRGPGKPALWRELDRPEQQLLGIQYAGRVPDPHPLVVRNAEHWLWDATDAVEGDEIDGLVAGEADRYFPRTTLPEHDNRILLAHSPYQDGDGVTRHQETSLYRSPSGALVFASGTFAWSPALDRPGHVDPRIQRATANLLDRICKRA; translated from the coding sequence ATGGGGGCGGAGCAGATTCGTCGTTGGGAGTCAGGTGCCCTCGCGCACGCCGTCACCGATCCCTTCGGCCAGGGGCCACTTCCCTGGCTGCGCGGCAGTGAGAACTACTTCGACGACACGGGCCAGGTGGTGCCCTGGTACGCCGACCCCACCCTGTCCCGCGGCTCCACCGGTGGGGGCACCCGTACCGCTGACGACGTCCGCCGCCAGATCAAGGGCTTCATCTCCACCGGCGCCGCGGCCCCGGGCGAGGCGATCGACTTCCACATCACCGTGGACCCGCCCCAGCAGTTCTCCGTGGACATCTACCGGATCGGCCACTACGGGGGCGACGGCGCCGCCAAGATCACCACGAGCCCGCGGCTCTCCGGCATCGTCCAGCCGGCCCCCCTCACCGCCGACCGCACGGTCTCCTGCCACCACTGGTGGCAGTCCTGGCGGCTGCAGATCCCCACGTACTGGTCGATCGGCGCGTATGTCGCCGTGCTCACCACGGTCGACGGATACCGCTCCCACATTCCGTTCACGGTCCGCGACGACCACCCGGCCGACCTGCTGCTGGTGCTCCCGGACATCACCTGGCAGGCGTACAACCTCTACCCGGAGGACGGCCGGACCGGCGCCAGCCTCTACCACGCCTGGGACGAACAGGGCCGGCTGCTGGGGGAGGAGGACGCGGCGGTCACGGTCTCCTTCGACCGCCCCTACGCGGGTGCCGGCCTCCCGCTCCACGTCGGCCACGCCTACGACTTCATCCGCTGGGCCGAGCGCTACGGCTACGACATCGCCTACGCCGACACCCGTGACCTGCACGCGGGCCGGATCGACCCGACCCGCTACCGGGGCCTGGTCTTCCCCGGCCACGACGAGTACTGGTCGGTACCCATGCGCCGTACCGCCGAACGCGCCCGCGACAACGGCACCTCGCTCGTCTTCCTCTCCGCCAACACCATGTACTGGCAGGTCAGCCTCGCGCCGTCGCCCTCCGGCGTCCCCGACCGGCTGCTCAGCTGCCGCAAGCGCCGGGGCCCGGGAAAGCCCGCGCTCTGGCGCGAGCTCGACCGCCCCGAGCAGCAGCTGCTCGGTATTCAGTACGCGGGCCGGGTCCCCGACCCCCACCCCCTGGTCGTGCGGAACGCGGAGCACTGGCTCTGGGACGCGACCGATGCCGTCGAGGGCGACGAGATCGACGGCCTGGTCGCGGGCGAGGCCGACCGCTACTTCCCGCGCACCACGCTCCCCGAGCACGACAACCGCATCCTGCTCGCGCACTCCCCGTACCAGGACGGCGACGGCGTGACCCGTCACCAGGAGACGTCCCTGTACCGGTCCCCGTCGGGCGCGCTCGTCTTCGCCTCCGGCACCTTCGCCTGGTCCCCGGCCCTGGACCGCCCCGGCCATGTGGACCCACGCATCCAGCGGGCCACCGCCAACCTCCTCGACCGCATCTGCAAGCGCGCCTGA
- a CDS encoding response regulator transcription factor, producing the protein MTAVRVLLADDEHLIRGALAALLALEDDLVVVAEAATGPEALAMARAHRPDVAVLDLEMPGADGVSVATSIRAELPGCRTMIVTSHGRPGHLKRALAAGVRAFVPKTVSARQLAGIIRTVHAGNRYVDPELAADAIAAGDSPLTAREAEVLELAADGAPVAEIAERASLSQGTVRNYLSAAAAKLGAENRHAAVRLARRRGWV; encoded by the coding sequence ATGACCGCGGTACGGGTGCTGCTCGCCGACGACGAGCACCTGATCCGGGGCGCGCTCGCCGCGCTGCTCGCCCTGGAGGACGATCTGGTGGTGGTCGCGGAGGCCGCGACCGGCCCCGAGGCGCTCGCCATGGCCCGGGCGCACCGCCCCGATGTGGCGGTGCTGGACCTGGAGATGCCGGGAGCGGACGGTGTGAGCGTCGCCACATCGATACGGGCCGAACTTCCGGGCTGCCGAACCATGATCGTGACCAGTCACGGCCGGCCGGGGCACCTGAAACGGGCCCTCGCGGCGGGTGTGCGGGCGTTCGTGCCGAAGACCGTCAGCGCCCGTCAACTGGCCGGGATCATCCGTACCGTCCATGCCGGAAATCGTTATGTGGACCCGGAGTTGGCAGCCGACGCGATCGCCGCCGGGGACTCGCCACTGACCGCGCGCGAGGCCGAGGTGCTGGAACTGGCGGCGGACGGAGCGCCGGTCGCCGAGATCGCGGAGCGGGCATCCCTGTCGCAGGGGACGGTGCGCAACTACCTCTCGGCGGCGGCTGCGAAGCTCGGGGCGGAGAACCGTCATGCCGCAGTGCGTCTCGCACGCCGGCGGGGATGGGTATAG
- a CDS encoding DNA polymerase III subunit gamma and tau produces the protein MSSLALYRRYRPESFAEVIGQEHVTDPLQQALRNNRVNHAYLFSGPRGCGKTTSARILARCLNCEQGPTPTPCGECQSCQDLARNGPGSIDVIEIDAASHGGVDDARDLREKAFFGPASSRYKIYIIDEAHMVTSAGFNALLKVVEEPPEHLKFIFATTEPEKVIGTIRSRTHHYPFRLVPPGTLREYLAEVCGKENSYVEDGVFPLVVRAGAGSVRDSMSVMDQLLAGAADEGVTYAMATSLLGYTDGSLLDSIVDAFAAGDGAAAFEVVDRVVEGGNDPRRFVADLLERLRDLVILAAVPDAGEKGLIDAPADVVERMTAQASVFGAAELSRAADLVNEGLTEMRGATSPRLQVELICARVLLPGAFDDERSLQARLDRLERGASFATTGPGPSMGYVPGPEALAHAPVAPQAPAPAAPQAPAPPPFTQPEAGTGPAAARAAARGDAPPPAPVQAAPVPDPVQPPPAAGQRPGAWPAAPEQGRRPGGWPTASTPGQAPAPQAAAPAPAPAAPAAAPAPVAAEPAPGSAQGAAQVRNMWPDILEAVKGRRRFTWILLSQNAQVTGFDGTTLQIGFLNAGARDNFASSGSEEVLKQALAERFNAQWKVEAIVDPSGGAGQPPQVGGGRPSAAAPPAPQRPAAPAPQSYEPRPAPEHPQPGGGGSAPEPAPPSYAAPEPPRSVAPEDDTPEADDPDLVDSALSGHDLIVRELGATVVEEFTNE, from the coding sequence GTGTCGTCCCTTGCGCTGTACCGCCGCTATCGCCCCGAGTCGTTCGCCGAGGTCATCGGTCAGGAGCATGTCACTGACCCGCTGCAGCAGGCCCTGCGGAACAACCGGGTCAATCACGCGTACCTGTTCAGTGGTCCGCGAGGCTGCGGCAAGACGACCAGTGCGCGCATCCTCGCCCGCTGTCTGAACTGCGAGCAGGGGCCCACGCCCACGCCCTGCGGGGAGTGCCAGTCGTGCCAGGACCTCGCGCGCAACGGACCGGGATCGATCGATGTGATCGAGATCGACGCCGCTTCGCACGGTGGCGTGGACGACGCCCGTGACCTGCGGGAGAAGGCGTTCTTCGGGCCCGCGTCGAGTCGTTACAAGATCTACATCATCGACGAGGCGCACATGGTCACATCGGCGGGGTTCAACGCCCTGCTGAAGGTGGTCGAGGAGCCGCCGGAGCACCTCAAGTTCATCTTCGCGACCACGGAGCCCGAGAAGGTCATCGGCACCATCCGGTCGCGTACCCATCACTACCCGTTCCGGCTCGTGCCGCCCGGGACGCTGCGCGAGTATCTCGCCGAGGTGTGCGGCAAGGAGAACAGCTACGTCGAGGACGGGGTCTTCCCGCTCGTCGTGCGGGCCGGCGCCGGATCCGTGCGTGACTCGATGTCGGTGATGGACCAGCTGCTGGCCGGTGCGGCCGACGAGGGTGTGACGTACGCCATGGCGACGTCCCTGCTCGGTTACACGGACGGCTCCCTGCTCGACTCGATCGTGGACGCCTTCGCCGCGGGCGACGGGGCCGCCGCCTTCGAGGTCGTGGACCGGGTGGTCGAGGGCGGCAACGACCCGCGTCGCTTCGTCGCCGACCTCCTGGAGCGGCTGCGCGACCTGGTGATCCTGGCCGCCGTGCCGGACGCGGGGGAGAAGGGGCTGATCGACGCACCGGCCGATGTGGTCGAGCGGATGACGGCCCAGGCGTCCGTCTTCGGCGCCGCCGAGCTGAGCCGCGCCGCCGACCTGGTCAACGAGGGGCTCACGGAAATGCGCGGGGCGACGTCGCCGCGCCTGCAGGTCGAGCTGATCTGCGCCCGGGTCCTGCTGCCTGGCGCCTTCGACGACGAGCGTTCCCTCCAGGCCAGGCTGGACCGGCTGGAGCGGGGCGCGTCCTTCGCCACCACCGGGCCGGGGCCCTCGATGGGGTACGTCCCCGGGCCCGAGGCGCTGGCCCACGCCCCCGTCGCACCGCAGGCCCCCGCCCCGGCCGCGCCACAGGCCCCCGCACCGCCCCCCTTCACGCAGCCGGAGGCCGGAACGGGGCCCGCTGCCGCACGTGCGGCAGCGCGCGGGGACGCACCCCCGCCCGCTCCCGTGCAGGCGGCTCCCGTCCCCGACCCCGTACAGCCGCCGCCCGCCGCCGGACAGCGGCCCGGCGCCTGGCCTGCCGCGCCCGAGCAGGGGCGGAGGCCCGGAGGCTGGCCGACCGCCTCCACCCCGGGCCAGGCCCCCGCACCGCAGGCCGCCGCCCCCGCACCGGCCCCTGCCGCACCCGCCGCCGCTCCGGCACCCGTCGCCGCCGAGCCCGCTCCGGGCTCGGCACAGGGCGCCGCGCAGGTGCGCAACATGTGGCCCGACATCCTGGAGGCGGTCAAGGGCCGCCGCCGGTTCACCTGGATCCTCCTCAGCCAGAACGCCCAGGTCACCGGATTCGACGGCACCACCCTGCAGATCGGCTTCCTCAACGCCGGCGCCCGCGACAACTTCGCGAGCAGCGGCAGCGAGGAAGTGCTGAAGCAGGCCCTGGCCGAGCGGTTCAACGCGCAGTGGAAGGTCGAGGCGATCGTCGACCCGTCGGGCGGTGCCGGCCAGCCCCCGCAGGTCGGCGGCGGCCGCCCCTCCGCAGCAGCGCCGCCCGCACCGCAGCGCCCCGCGGCCCCCGCACCGCAGTCGTACGAGCCCCGGCCCGCACCGGAGCATCCGCAGCCGGGCGGCGGTGGCTCCGCCCCGGAGCCCGCACCCCCGTCGTACGCCGCTCCCGAACCGCCCCGGTCGGTCGCCCCCGAGGACGACACCCCCGAGGCCGACGATCCCGACCTCGTGGACTCGGCTCTCTCCGGCCACGACCTGATCGTCCGCGAACTGGGCGCCACGGTCGTCGAGGAGTTCACCAACGAGTAG
- a CDS encoding ABC transporter permease, giving the protein MTTATSPARSTTKPPSTTTVRGRLTALGRAELTLLFRNRTAVFVALLMPAAMVVAMKSTLEQVDLGGTGLTVAGAALTGGIGMVLLQVIYMNMVAAYVARREELVLKRLRTGEVTDGEILTGTALPSAALALAQTVVIVVAGTAFFGLDAPERPELLLLGLLLGVVLMTALAGATSVLTRTVQTAQLTTLPLFFLSIMGSGLFVPLEILPDPLASACEFLPLTGVMTLVRAGWLGSADGTELLGAALTGLVWTALAVFAVQRWFRWDPRR; this is encoded by the coding sequence ATGACGACCGCGACAAGCCCCGCGAGGAGCACGACGAAGCCACCTTCGACCACGACGGTCCGGGGCAGGCTGACCGCACTCGGACGGGCCGAACTGACGCTGCTCTTCCGCAACAGGACGGCCGTCTTCGTCGCCCTGCTGATGCCCGCCGCCATGGTCGTGGCGATGAAGTCGACGCTCGAACAGGTGGATCTCGGCGGGACCGGGCTGACCGTCGCCGGAGCGGCTCTTACCGGCGGCATCGGGATGGTGCTGCTCCAGGTCATCTACATGAACATGGTCGCCGCCTATGTGGCGCGGCGTGAGGAACTGGTCCTGAAGCGGCTGCGTACCGGCGAGGTGACCGACGGAGAGATCCTGACCGGCACCGCGCTGCCCTCGGCCGCACTGGCCCTGGCGCAGACCGTGGTGATCGTCGTGGCCGGAACGGCCTTCTTCGGCCTCGACGCACCCGAGCGCCCCGAGCTGCTCCTCCTGGGGCTGCTGCTGGGCGTGGTCCTGATGACGGCACTGGCCGGAGCCACCTCCGTTCTCACCCGCACCGTGCAGACGGCTCAGCTCACGACCCTCCCGCTGTTCTTCCTCTCGATCATGGGCTCGGGGCTCTTCGTGCCGCTGGAGATCCTTCCGGACCCGCTCGCATCGGCGTGCGAGTTCCTGCCGCTGACCGGAGTGATGACGCTCGTACGGGCCGGCTGGCTCGGCAGCGCCGACGGCACCGAACTGCTCGGGGCCGCGCTGACCGGGCTGGTCTGGACAGCGCTCGCGGTGTTTGCTGTGCAGCGGTGGTTCCGCTGGGATCCGCGACGCTGA
- a CDS encoding phosphoribosylaminoimidazolesuccinocarboxamide synthase: MSGFVEKPEPVQVPGLTHLHTGKVRDLYRNEAGDLVMVASDRISAYDWVLPTEIPDKGRVLTRLSLWWFDQLADLVPNHVLSTELPAGAPADWAGRTTICKSLRMVPVECVARGYLTGSGLVEYNASRTVCGLALPEGLVDGSELPTPIFTPATKAAVGDHDENVSYEEVARQVGAETAAQLRRTTLDVYSRARDIARERGIILADTKFEFGFAPTADGGEELIIADEVLTPDSSRFWPAADWEPGHAQPSYDKQFVRDWLTSPASGWDRKSEQPPPALPQEIVDATRAKYLEAYELLTGTPWK, from the coding sequence GTGTCCGGATTTGTAGAAAAGCCCGAGCCCGTGCAGGTTCCGGGGCTCACCCACCTGCACACGGGCAAGGTGCGCGACCTGTACCGGAACGAGGCCGGTGACCTCGTCATGGTCGCCAGCGACCGGATCTCCGCCTACGACTGGGTCCTGCCCACCGAGATCCCGGACAAGGGCCGCGTCCTGACCCGGCTCTCGCTGTGGTGGTTCGACCAGCTCGCCGATCTCGTGCCGAACCACGTCCTGTCCACGGAGCTGCCCGCCGGCGCTCCCGCGGACTGGGCCGGCCGTACGACGATCTGCAAGTCGCTGCGGATGGTCCCGGTCGAGTGCGTCGCCCGCGGCTACCTGACCGGCTCCGGTCTCGTCGAGTACAACGCGTCCCGCACCGTCTGCGGACTCGCCCTTCCCGAGGGCCTCGTCGACGGCTCCGAGCTGCCGACGCCGATCTTCACTCCCGCCACGAAGGCGGCCGTCGGCGACCACGACGAGAACGTGAGCTACGAGGAAGTGGCCCGCCAGGTCGGTGCCGAGACCGCCGCACAACTGCGCCGCACGACCCTGGACGTATACAGCCGGGCCCGTGACATCGCGCGCGAGCGCGGAATCATCCTCGCGGACACGAAGTTCGAGTTCGGCTTCGCACCCACCGCCGACGGCGGCGAGGAACTGATCATCGCCGACGAGGTGCTCACCCCGGACTCCTCCCGCTTCTGGCCTGCCGCCGACTGGGAGCCGGGCCACGCCCAGCCGTCGTACGACAAGCAGTTCGTGCGTGACTGGCTGACCTCGCCGGCCTCCGGCTGGGACCGCAAGAGCGAGCAGCCGCCCCCGGCGCTGCCCCAGGAGATCGTGGACGCCACCCGCGCCAAGTACCTGGAGGCGTACGAACTCCTCACCGGTACGCCCTGGAAGTAG
- the purD gene encoding phosphoribosylamine--glycine ligase has protein sequence MKVLVIGGGAREHALCRSLSLDPDVTALYCAPGNAGIAEVAELHPVDALDGAAVARLATELGAELVVVGPEAPLVAGVADAVRAAGIPCFGPSGKAAQLEGSKAFAKDVMAGAGVPTARSYVCTTPAEIDTALDAFGAPYVVKDDGLAAGKGVVVTDDIEAARAHALACDRVVIEEFLDGPEVSLFAITDGTTVLPLQPAQDFKRALDNDEGPNTGGMGAYSPLPWADPKLVDEVMQSVLQPTVDELRRRGTPFSGLLYAGLAITSRGVRVIEFNARFGDPETQVVLARLKTPLAGVLLGSANGTLDELPALKWRDEAAVTVVIASHNYPETPRTGDPIEGLDEVAAQDAPHAYVLHAGTRRDGDTVVSAGGRVLSVTATAKDLAGARERAYTAAARIRLDGSQLRTDIAKKAAEA, from the coding sequence GTGAAGGTCCTCGTCATCGGCGGCGGCGCCCGCGAACACGCCCTGTGCCGCTCTCTTTCCCTCGACCCCGACGTCACCGCTCTGTACTGCGCTCCCGGCAACGCCGGCATCGCAGAGGTGGCCGAACTGCACCCGGTCGACGCCCTCGACGGCGCTGCCGTCGCGCGCCTCGCCACCGAACTGGGCGCCGAGCTGGTGGTCGTCGGCCCGGAGGCACCGCTTGTCGCCGGGGTCGCCGACGCCGTGCGCGCCGCCGGTATCCCCTGCTTCGGCCCGTCCGGAAAGGCCGCCCAGCTCGAGGGTTCCAAGGCCTTCGCCAAGGACGTGATGGCCGGAGCGGGCGTCCCGACAGCCCGTAGCTATGTCTGCACCACGCCCGCGGAGATCGACACCGCCCTCGACGCGTTCGGAGCTCCGTACGTCGTCAAGGACGACGGCCTCGCCGCGGGCAAGGGCGTCGTCGTCACCGACGACATCGAGGCGGCCCGTGCTCACGCGCTGGCCTGTGACCGCGTGGTCATCGAGGAGTTCCTCGACGGCCCCGAGGTGAGCCTCTTCGCGATCACCGACGGCACCACCGTGCTGCCGCTCCAGCCCGCCCAGGACTTCAAGCGGGCCCTCGACAACGACGAGGGCCCGAACACCGGCGGCATGGGTGCCTACTCCCCGCTGCCGTGGGCCGACCCGAAGCTGGTCGACGAGGTCATGCAGTCGGTCCTCCAGCCGACCGTCGACGAGCTCCGCCGCCGCGGTACGCCCTTCTCCGGGCTGCTGTACGCGGGCCTCGCGATCACCTCGCGCGGCGTACGGGTCATCGAGTTCAACGCCCGCTTCGGCGACCCGGAGACCCAGGTGGTCCTGGCCCGCCTGAAGACCCCGCTGGCCGGTGTCCTGCTGGGCTCCGCCAACGGGACCCTGGACGAGCTGCCCGCGCTGAAGTGGCGGGACGAGGCCGCCGTCACCGTGGTCATCGCCTCCCACAACTACCCGGAGACCCCGCGGACGGGTGATCCGATCGAGGGGCTCGACGAGGTCGCGGCACAGGATGCGCCGCATGCGTACGTGCTGCACGCCGGTACCCGGCGGGACGGCGACACGGTCGTGAGCGCGGGCGGGCGCGTGCTCTCCGTGACCGCGACCGCCAAGGACCTCGCGGGTGCCCGTGAGCGTGCCTACACGGCTGCGGCCAGGATCCGGCTCGACGGCTCACAGCTCCGTACGGACATCGCCAAGAAGGCCGCGGAGGCCTGA